The window GGCGAATCCCTCAAGGTGCTCGTGAGCGCCGGGGATCGTCCCATCGCCTGTTTCGCGTGGTCCTCGGCTCCCTACCACCTGGACCATCGCGACCGCTTCATCGGTTGGTCACGTGACGCCCGCACCAAACACCGCCACCTGGTGGCGTACAACACGCGTTTCCTGATCGTGCCGTGGGTGCGCATTCGTCACCTCGCGTCGCACCTGCTCGGGCAGATGGCGCGACGGATCTCAAAGATGTGGGAATCCGCCTACGGACATCCAATCGCCTACCTCGAGACCTTCGTCG is drawn from bacterium and contains these coding sequences:
- a CDS encoding DUF4338 domain-containing protein, whose translation is GESLKVLVSAGDRPIACFAWSSAPYHLDHRDRFIGWSRDARTKHRHLVAYNTRFLIVPWVRIRHLASHLLGQMARRISKMWESAYGHPIAYLETFVDTERFRGTCYRAANWIPLGLTSGRGKDCPTNEKNRSIKEVFGLPLTKRFREQLSCLG